A region from the Catellatospora sp. TT07R-123 genome encodes:
- a CDS encoding sulfotransferase domain-containing protein has translation MLRAYFARHKSASTWARTILHEAAFALNLDIVTIHVPEQWAPYPSVGDYVRATKPDILIMTNAMPEWVDTLPEMRAFHLIRDPRDIVVSGYFSHLNSHPEVVGGIPWPELVEHRRNLRTLDQAGGMLAEIEFSSMFLDPMAGWNYQRPGVLETRMEDITSDPVKMWSNILGHLELLTPDGSGEEKARMAAVRWNLAARRGAPKLMSYPRTVLPRIPLQRLPGAYVADTNARFSFAKLAKGRERGQEDVHSHYRRGVAGDWRNHLNDDHLAAFRKRYGDLVERLGYEW, from the coding sequence TTGCTGCGTGCGTATTTCGCCCGCCACAAGTCCGCGTCCACCTGGGCGCGGACCATCCTGCACGAGGCGGCGTTCGCGCTGAACCTCGACATCGTGACGATCCACGTGCCGGAGCAGTGGGCGCCGTACCCCAGCGTCGGCGACTACGTCCGCGCCACGAAGCCCGACATCCTGATCATGACGAACGCGATGCCGGAGTGGGTGGACACGCTGCCCGAGATGCGGGCGTTCCACCTGATCCGCGACCCGCGCGACATCGTCGTGTCCGGCTACTTCAGCCACCTCAACAGCCACCCCGAGGTGGTCGGCGGCATCCCGTGGCCGGAGCTGGTCGAGCACCGGCGCAACCTGCGCACGCTCGACCAGGCCGGCGGCATGCTCGCCGAGATCGAGTTCAGCTCGATGTTCCTGGACCCGATGGCGGGCTGGAACTACCAGCGCCCCGGCGTGCTGGAGACCCGGATGGAGGACATCACCTCCGACCCGGTGAAGATGTGGTCCAACATCCTCGGCCACCTGGAACTGCTCACCCCGGACGGCTCCGGCGAGGAGAAGGCCCGGATGGCGGCGGTGCGGTGGAATCTCGCCGCCCGGCGCGGCGCGCCGAAGCTGATGTCGTACCCCCGGACGGTCCTGCCCCGCATCCCGCTCCAGCGCCTGCCCGGAGCGTATGTGGCCGACACCAACGCGCGCTTCTCCTTCGCCAAGCTGGCCAAGGGGCGCGAGCGCGGCCAGGAGGACGTGCACAGCCACTACCGCCGCGGGGTGGCCGGCGACTGGCGCAACCACCTCAACGACGACCACCTCGCCGCGTTCCGCAAGCGCTACGGCGACCTGGTCGAGCGCCTCGGCTACGAGTGGTGA
- a CDS encoding acetyl-CoA carboxylase biotin carboxylase subunit family protein, whose amino-acid sequence MQTDDRPLLLVVRSGNKELREYLLRSLTREYRVHMFVTGQATWEHEYVQGVTEFGPMFDVAPLVEAAREIIAREPVAGVMTWDEARTPQAAELARELGLIGDPAAIARCRDKHQTRLALAAAGVAQPQSQPVASLAEAAEVAARFGYPVILKPSELALSAGVIKVERPEDLPAAYEFTNGQRHGALPDWRPVVLLEEYVDGEEISVDAVSHRGELTPLCLARKEIGYPPYCIEVGHYVHGDDPLLHDPEILDLLRGAHAALGFTDGVTHTEIKLSSRGPRIIEVNGRLGGDMIPYLGLRATGVDVGLAAAAAATGRAPETAPDRKLVAAVRFFYPEQDGTRIESIGFDRAGLPAAVDLTGLLAAPGDVRSAPPAGTVNGRVAFATAVGQTAQECRDALDAAAAALRVNGAAAQHVNGAAAQRVDR is encoded by the coding sequence ATGCAGACCGACGACCGGCCCCTTCTGCTCGTGGTACGCAGCGGCAACAAGGAGCTCCGGGAGTACCTGCTGCGCTCCTTGACGCGGGAATACCGCGTGCACATGTTCGTCACCGGCCAGGCCACCTGGGAGCACGAGTACGTCCAGGGCGTGACCGAGTTCGGCCCCATGTTCGACGTGGCGCCCCTGGTCGAGGCCGCCCGCGAGATCATCGCGCGCGAGCCCGTGGCGGGCGTGATGACCTGGGACGAGGCGCGCACCCCGCAGGCTGCCGAGCTGGCCCGCGAGCTCGGGCTGATCGGCGACCCGGCCGCGATCGCCCGCTGCCGGGACAAGCACCAGACGCGGCTCGCGCTCGCGGCCGCCGGCGTGGCCCAGCCCCAGTCGCAGCCGGTGGCCAGCCTGGCCGAGGCGGCGGAGGTCGCGGCACGGTTCGGGTATCCGGTGATCCTCAAGCCGAGCGAGCTGGCGCTCAGCGCCGGCGTGATCAAGGTGGAGCGCCCCGAGGACCTGCCCGCCGCGTACGAGTTCACCAACGGCCAGCGCCACGGCGCCCTGCCCGACTGGCGCCCGGTGGTGCTGCTGGAGGAGTACGTCGACGGCGAGGAGATCAGCGTCGACGCGGTGTCACACCGGGGCGAGCTGACGCCGCTGTGCCTGGCCCGCAAGGAGATCGGCTACCCGCCGTACTGCATCGAGGTGGGGCACTACGTGCACGGCGACGACCCGCTGCTGCACGACCCGGAGATCCTCGACCTGCTGCGCGGGGCGCACGCGGCGCTGGGCTTCACCGACGGGGTGACCCATACCGAGATCAAGCTTTCCTCGCGCGGGCCGCGCATCATCGAGGTCAACGGGCGGCTGGGCGGGGACATGATCCCGTACCTGGGCCTGCGGGCCACCGGAGTCGACGTGGGGCTGGCGGCCGCCGCGGCGGCGACCGGCCGTGCGCCGGAGACCGCCCCCGACCGCAAGCTGGTCGCGGCGGTGCGCTTCTTCTACCCCGAGCAGGACGGCACCCGGATCGAGTCGATCGGGTTCGACCGGGCCGGGCTGCCGGCCGCCGTCGACCTGACCGGGCTGCTCGCCGCGCCCGGCGACGTGCGCTCGGCGCCCCCGGCCGGCACGGTCAACGGCCGGGTCGCGTTCGCCACGGCGGTGGGGCAGACCGCGCAGGAGTGCCGCGACGCCCTCGACGCCGCGGCGGCCGCCCTGCGTGTCAACGGGGCAGCCGCCCAGCATGTCAACGGGGCAGCCGCCCAGCGGGTCGACCGCTGA
- a CDS encoding SGNH/GDSL hydrolase family protein, which translates to MRHPSPRRALVAAASLAATLFLLAGPGGEATAKPKGEWVGTWAAAPTAAGGGQSGAGFTDQTIRMIVHTSVGGDAIRIRLSNTFGTAPLTVGHATLARPDASTATLTDILPASLNELTFNGDAAVTVPKGGQVLSDPLTLPVAELSDLVVSIYLPVATGPATFHLTARQSTWFGSGDTAAEATGATLTLTRNSWFYLSGVDVLSRKASGSVVVIGDSITDGTQSTLNGNARWTDRLAARTLAQHSSHSEWGVLNEGLAGNTLVHDGAEIGFPELGLNALARVQRDVLSQTGAQTAVVLLGVNDLQIHNESSDRILDGLRQLTTQIGETGIDVVVCTIMPFEGYPSWTPEKEANRQAVNAWLRAHANDYAGLIDFDALLRDPAAPSKLRAEWDSGDHIHPNDTGYQAMADFVPLWMLS; encoded by the coding sequence GTGAGACACCCCTCCCCGCGGCGGGCGCTGGTCGCCGCCGCCTCGCTGGCCGCCACCCTGTTCCTGCTGGCCGGCCCGGGTGGCGAAGCGACCGCCAAGCCGAAGGGCGAATGGGTCGGGACCTGGGCGGCGGCACCGACCGCGGCCGGCGGCGGCCAGTCCGGTGCGGGCTTCACCGACCAGACCATCCGCATGATCGTGCACACCTCGGTCGGCGGCGACGCGATCCGGATCCGCCTGTCGAACACCTTCGGCACCGCGCCCCTGACCGTCGGCCACGCCACCCTGGCCCGTCCCGACGCGAGCACCGCCACCCTCACCGACATCCTGCCCGCCTCGCTGAACGAGCTGACGTTCAACGGCGACGCCGCGGTGACCGTCCCCAAGGGCGGCCAGGTGCTCAGCGACCCGCTGACGCTGCCGGTCGCCGAGCTGTCGGACCTGGTGGTCAGCATCTACCTGCCGGTCGCCACCGGCCCGGCCACGTTCCACCTGACCGCGCGCCAGTCCACCTGGTTCGGCAGCGGTGACACCGCCGCCGAGGCGACCGGGGCGACGCTGACCCTCACCCGCAACTCGTGGTTCTACCTCAGCGGCGTGGACGTGCTCAGCCGCAAGGCCTCGGGTTCGGTGGTGGTCATCGGCGACTCGATCACCGACGGCACCCAGTCGACGCTGAACGGCAACGCCCGCTGGACCGACCGGCTGGCCGCCCGCACCCTCGCGCAGCACTCGTCGCACAGCGAGTGGGGCGTGCTCAACGAGGGTCTGGCCGGCAACACCCTGGTCCACGACGGCGCCGAGATCGGCTTCCCGGAGCTCGGCCTCAACGCGCTGGCCCGGGTGCAGCGCGACGTGCTGAGCCAGACCGGCGCGCAGACCGCGGTGGTGCTGCTGGGCGTCAACGACCTGCAGATCCACAACGAGTCGTCCGACCGCATCCTGGACGGCCTGCGCCAGCTCACCACGCAGATCGGCGAGACCGGCATCGACGTGGTCGTCTGCACGATCATGCCGTTCGAGGGCTACCCGTCGTGGACGCCGGAGAAGGAGGCCAACCGGCAGGCGGTCAACGCGTGGCTGCGGGCGCACGCGAACGACTACGCCGGTCTGATCGACTTCGACGCGCTGCTGCGCGACCCGGCCGCTCCGTCGAAGCTGCGGGCCGAGTGGGACAGCGGTGACCACATCCACCCCAACGACACCGGTTACCAGGCAATGGCCGACTTCGTACCGCTGTGGATGCTTTCCTGA
- a CDS encoding TIGR03086 family metal-binding protein, whose product MDLRDLDRRALAAAGAAIARVKRADLSRPTPCGDWTLGELLGHMIGHNRGFAAAAAGRPVGAEVWDDLTPPADPRRAYTESVAQVTKAFGSRTLLERKIEVYGYGTFTAATVLGMHFVDFLVHGWDVARAVGAPGTLDPELAASAMTVARRWPTTRPSKAFGLMVEPDADAPVGDQLVAYLGRRPDWPGGS is encoded by the coding sequence ATGGACCTTCGTGACCTGGATCGGCGCGCCCTGGCCGCAGCCGGTGCCGCCATCGCCCGGGTGAAGCGGGCTGACCTCAGCCGGCCCACCCCGTGCGGGGACTGGACCCTGGGAGAGCTGCTCGGACACATGATCGGCCACAACCGCGGCTTCGCCGCGGCGGCCGCGGGCAGGCCGGTCGGCGCCGAGGTCTGGGACGACCTGACCCCGCCCGCCGACCCCCGCCGGGCCTACACGGAGTCGGTGGCCCAGGTCACCAAGGCGTTCGGCTCGCGCACCCTGCTCGAACGCAAGATCGAGGTGTACGGCTACGGCACCTTCACCGCCGCCACCGTGCTCGGCATGCACTTCGTCGACTTCCTCGTGCACGGCTGGGACGTCGCCCGCGCCGTCGGCGCCCCCGGCACCCTCGACCCCGAGCTGGCCGCGTCCGCCATGACGGTCGCCCGGCGCTGGCCCACCACCCGGCCCAGCAAGGCGTTCGGGCTGATGGTCGAGCCCGACGCCGACGCCCCCGTCGGCGACCAGCTCGTCGCCTACCTGGGCAGGCGCCCCGACTGGCCCGGCGGCAGCTGA
- a CDS encoding MFS transporter, which yields MGRKAALFGLLGAELVSSIGSRMSFLAIPWLVLVTTNDPTLVGVVAFAEAVPYILAGIFGTPLADRYGVRQVSILVDLGSALTVGGIAAFGGSNFAVLVTLIAVTGALRGVGDKSKRVLLPPVVEASGTPMARVTAVFAALSRVAMLIGAAVAGVLIAWLGPVGAIWADAATFAACAGVVTVLVRLTAEQNKPAAEKESYFASLRAGWEFVRQERLVRSLVGMMFVTNLFNQASSVVFVPMWVREHLDSPVALGWIGGAFALGAIAGGAMFAALVTRLPRYATLVLGYFIGGSPRFLVLALSDDLRVALVVTFVAGVAMSSINPTYGLLMFERVPRGMQARVFGLTGAITFGGIPLGGAVGAWAVETFGLRGGLLLGTAAYFTATLTPIVGWRLWRGLNDLPATRPGTELPPPPLWQEYAVEIGRRIGLTDTGPAVPVSVTLAYAGGGWTVTARRGMRKLAPPYPITPAEALKHVSALDVPAVSEAVEQVHQAERDAVARRAALVRANLTALEHTMADLDEATGPVPGPRQLPPGQSGRLPR from the coding sequence ATGGGGCGTAAAGCCGCACTCTTCGGCCTGCTGGGCGCCGAGCTGGTCTCCTCGATCGGCTCCCGGATGTCCTTCCTGGCCATTCCGTGGCTCGTGCTGGTGACCACGAACGATCCGACCCTCGTCGGCGTCGTCGCGTTCGCCGAGGCGGTGCCGTACATCCTGGCCGGGATCTTCGGCACCCCGCTGGCGGACCGCTACGGCGTGCGCCAGGTGTCGATCCTGGTGGATCTGGGCAGCGCGCTGACCGTGGGCGGTATCGCGGCGTTCGGCGGCAGCAACTTCGCGGTGCTGGTCACGCTGATCGCGGTCACCGGGGCGCTGCGCGGGGTGGGCGACAAGTCCAAGCGGGTGCTGCTGCCGCCGGTGGTGGAGGCGTCGGGCACGCCGATGGCGCGGGTCACCGCGGTGTTCGCCGCGCTGAGCCGGGTCGCGATGCTGATCGGCGCGGCCGTGGCGGGCGTGCTCATCGCCTGGCTGGGCCCGGTCGGGGCGATCTGGGCCGACGCGGCCACGTTCGCCGCCTGCGCCGGGGTGGTCACGGTGCTGGTGCGGCTGACCGCCGAGCAGAACAAGCCCGCGGCGGAGAAGGAGTCGTACTTCGCGAGCCTGCGCGCCGGGTGGGAGTTCGTCCGGCAGGAGCGCCTGGTGCGCAGCCTGGTCGGGATGATGTTCGTGACCAACCTGTTCAACCAGGCCAGCTCGGTGGTGTTCGTGCCGATGTGGGTGCGCGAGCACCTGGACTCGCCGGTGGCGCTGGGCTGGATCGGCGGGGCGTTCGCGCTGGGCGCGATCGCGGGCGGGGCGATGTTCGCGGCGCTGGTGACCCGGCTGCCCCGGTACGCGACGCTGGTGCTCGGCTACTTCATCGGCGGCTCGCCGCGGTTCCTGGTGCTGGCGCTCAGCGACGACCTGCGCGTGGCGCTGGTGGTGACGTTCGTGGCGGGCGTGGCCATGAGCTCGATCAACCCGACGTACGGCCTGCTGATGTTCGAGCGGGTGCCGCGCGGGATGCAGGCGCGCGTGTTCGGGCTGACCGGCGCGATCACGTTCGGCGGCATCCCGCTGGGCGGGGCGGTGGGCGCCTGGGCGGTGGAGACGTTCGGGCTGCGCGGCGGCCTGCTGCTGGGCACGGCGGCGTACTTCACCGCGACGCTGACCCCGATCGTCGGCTGGCGGCTGTGGCGCGGGCTGAACGACCTGCCCGCCACCCGCCCCGGCACCGAGCTGCCGCCGCCCCCGCTGTGGCAGGAGTACGCGGTGGAGATCGGCCGCCGGATCGGGCTGACCGACACCGGCCCGGCGGTGCCGGTGTCGGTGACGCTGGCCTACGCCGGGGGCGGCTGGACGGTGACGGCCCGGCGCGGCATGCGCAAGCTGGCCCCGCCGTATCCGATCACCCCGGCGGAGGCGCTCAAGCACGTGTCGGCACTGGACGTGCCCGCGGTGAGCGAGGCGGTGGAGCAGGTGCACCAGGCCGAGCGCGACGCCGTGGCGCGGCGCGCGGCCCTGGTGCGGGCCAACCTCACCGCGCTCGAACACACGATGGCGGATCTGGACGAGGCGACCGGGCCGGTGCCCGGCCCGCGTCAGCTGCCGCCGGGCCAGTCGGGGCGCCTGCCCAGGTAG